In Pedobacter sp. WC2423, the following are encoded in one genomic region:
- a CDS encoding SDR family oxidoreductase, which yields MEDSNYQLYTYPYHDQDLSKSAFLITGGAGFIGSNLVKYLLKYGAGKVRVLDNLSTGFRKNLEEFESNPAFEFINGDIRNPETCISACKGIDYVTHQAALGSVPRSIKDPLTTSQVNIEGFLNLLMAVKEQQVKRMVYAASSSTYGDSKELPKTEERIGAPLSPYAVTKLVNELYADVFRKTYGTDSVGLRYFNVFGPNQDPEGAYAAVIPLLMKAVITGSAPVINGDGSQTRDFTFIENVVQANIKALLFTGETPHTIYNVAYSERISLNQLWVIIKELHGTDPGQTYGPSRAGDIHDSLANISRIKEDLGYAPLYDVQKGLEYTLNWMRNKV from the coding sequence ATGGAAGACTCTAATTATCAACTTTATACTTATCCTTACCATGATCAGGATTTGAGTAAATCAGCTTTTCTGATCACTGGCGGAGCTGGTTTTATTGGTTCAAACCTGGTTAAATATCTATTGAAATATGGTGCGGGAAAAGTACGTGTGCTGGATAATTTGTCTACCGGATTCAGGAAGAACCTGGAAGAATTTGAATCGAACCCTGCCTTTGAATTTATAAATGGTGATATCCGTAATCCTGAAACCTGTATATCTGCTTGTAAAGGAATTGATTACGTAACACATCAGGCGGCACTGGGATCTGTACCGCGTTCTATAAAAGATCCTTTAACCACCAGCCAGGTTAATATAGAAGGCTTTTTAAACCTGCTGATGGCAGTTAAAGAGCAACAGGTGAAGAGAATGGTCTATGCAGCCTCTTCTTCTACTTATGGAGATAGTAAGGAATTACCCAAAACAGAAGAACGCATTGGCGCCCCCCTCTCCCCTTATGCAGTGACTAAATTAGTCAACGAGCTTTATGCGGATGTTTTCAGAAAAACTTACGGAACGGATAGTGTAGGTTTAAGATATTTTAACGTTTTCGGACCAAACCAGGATCCTGAAGGTGCTTATGCAGCAGTTATTCCGCTGTTAATGAAAGCAGTTATAACTGGCTCCGCACCTGTTATTAATGGCGATGGAAGTCAGACCAGGGATTTCACTTTCATTGAAAATGTAGTACAAGCAAATATCAAAGCTCTATTATTTACTGGTGAGACTCCCCATACAATTTATAACGTAGCTTACAGTGAGCGTATTTCCTTAAATCAGCTTTGGGTTATTATAAAAGAACTTCATGGTACAGATCCTGGACAGACTTATGGTCCATCCAGGGCCGGAGATATTCATGATTCACTGGCAAACATTAGCAGGATTAAAGAAGACCTGGGTTACGCTCCATTATATGATGTACAAAAAGGGCTGGAATATACGCTGAACTGGATGAGGAATAAAGTATAG